The window TTTTTCATAatcatcatttcattattttcccCAAAAAGAAGAATCTCGCCTAAACTATGGtgatatgtatttttataatgatatacTGAGTAGGATGTTAACTCTGAATGTATTTGTTCGATGTAAGTGGTGAAAAAAATGAGATTATCACAATAATCTACGACTGTGAGTCGTGAATCATTAAAATGCATCTATAGAGACTCTGTTAAGTAAATGATTATTGATAGACTAAATTAAAGAATATtaataaatgcaaataaaaaccCAATAATGAAGACTTGCTCTAGAACCATTGCTCATTTTAAGATCCCCTAACGCATATTTCCTAGtctttctttaaaacttttcagattacaaattaaatttataataattatgtacatgtactatcgTTTTTAGCTCACATGAGCTGAAAACTCAAGTGAgatattctgatcacattttgtctgtcgtccgtctgtctgtaaacttttcacattttcaacatcttctccagaatcACAGGGCcagtttcaaccaaacttggcacaaagcatctttaGGCAAAGGGAatccaaagttgtgaaaataaactACCACCCCATTtgagaaaatcatgatccccggggggtGGGGTTGGGCCACAAGGGGGGTCGAAttttcacataggaatataaagagtaaatctttaaaatcttcttcttagaaaccaatcagccaggaaagctgaaacttgtgtggaagcatcctcaggtagtgtagatacaaagttgtgaaaatcttgacccctgggggtagggtggagtcACAACGGGAAGGGAGAATTTACATAGGAATCTATAAAGGAAAATCTTAAAACCTTCTTCAAAAAAACCATTGCTTAGAAAAGCTTTAGTGAAAGCTACTTCAGAGAGTGAAGAGTCAAAttcgttaaaatcaaaatcttgaggagtagggtCGGGACACATTGGGGACCCAGtggtacaaaggaaaacatttaattattcacaaaaactaaaatgttttcataaacGGTTTTACTtttatgcaagcattttgataGATTACTGAtcctttaaaattgtttagactttggcccttGGACGATTTTTTGGCCTCACAAGGGCTTAAGGGTTTGATGCAGGTTTaattattccttaaataaacaattgtttaggatctttttaagaactgcaatgctcaacatgtgatatggcTATAAAATCCTCCTCCAGGgggaatatttttaaaggcataaaacaaatttctacacgcaaatttacttttaattcattaaaatatgcatattaattctatataaaaaaactatcccgcagaaaatTTGCTATGTGTTGTCGCTGATAAGTTTTaagacatctctctctctctgtctgtctctctctctgtctgtctgtctgtctctctctctctctctctctctctctctctctctctctctctctctctctctctctctctctctctctctctctccacgtctgaatatcatttttatcattaaatgaaacaaattagaaacattaaaaggtataggaatatacatcacttatttacataattatataattttttcaaatttcggataatcggcttaaaaatttacagcggcaatctgaaacatacaggtatttaacatttatagttattttttatggttcaaaaaattatttcaatgcatttattttaacttttatgtactcaaaattgatattagttttgtttaaattccatttcgtttcgtttcgtttcgatttcgtttctcACTTTACAGGCGCCCCTTTAAAACTGCCtttcatattattcattttcgTATGGATTTCTGcgaattttattttcagtttcttTTAATTAAGTCGCCATGTCGGACGTGGTGTTTGGATTTTTTGCCTTCATCGCATTCGTTGTAATCGTTTTGTTCAATGTGGGATTGTCGACGCCCCATTGGATAACAATACAGGAAACAGTGACTTCAAACTCAACCAATTCTTCCTCTCCATCGCCAACTACAAGAACTTGTCATCATGGCTTGTTCTACAGTAGAGATTGTCCCGACAGTGAAAATGGTAATATAGTTAAAAATGTATTGTCATGGTTCTTCTCGTTAAATCATATATGACAATTGGCGTTTTCTTTTAAGATGACCTTTGCAAGATTTATTGGTAGCGAAAGCGAAGTTTAGAAACGTGATTTTCTGTTTCTTTGgaacctttttaaaaatacgtaCATTTTATTGCCTCAAACTAGTCGGTCGACAATCGATCGTCGCTAACACTCGCGTCCCACAGCACGGCCCATATTTAAACATTGTTAAAGTGAAGGTCAAAATACTTTTTATGATTTGCCTTGATaagattcaaaattttcattttgtaaaataccTTGTATACTATTTGTATTACTAGTATAAGATGTATTCTTGCTATTTCTAAAGTAAAAACCAACTGTTTGCCAGATCTATTACGCTGTTTAGATATTTTGGAGCTATTTAccttaaaatttaattcttagcattttaaacatttcctaAAATTTAGGTTAAATAAAGGAAATGTTCTTTTTTAACAGTCACGAACCAGTACAGTGGCATATATCTGCTGCCCCTCCCCCACCTCTCCCCATACAGGGGAACATGCGATTGCGttataaatgttttgaaaagcaaagtaaagatttttttaaaaagaggattcggttgtttttttttcattggaaaAGTCACTTACCCAATATCTGGTGGCATACAAATGTTATCTctatttaatgaattttcatgcaGGATAATTaagtcaacatgcaacataataatgttgacatgcaaaataaattgcatacaagttttgaaaaatgtgcACGTGTGACTTGCTGAATATGCCAGATGCACCTAGCTTatctatgtcgacatgcaacttatttatgttatgCAAAGTTTGAGTTAAATATTTTGACAAGCAGTTTATTCAAGTTAACATGCGCGATAAATATGttaagtaaaacaaattaaattatttgaagAAGTCAGATACACTGGTAAGAAATTCTTCCATAGTATCAAGTTattacaaaattgttttatGATAAGATTTCATATTACAGACGATAAATGAGATTTGAAAATCGCCACTATGTTTCTTATCTTAATCCCTtgatttgtaatatttattgatgtgtaatattgtaatatttataagaactgcttttcataaaattaaaccTAAAATTTGAGAAACCCCTtcaagttaaataaaataatttttgatggCACACCAGTACCCATTTATTCATTTCAGTATTTGACAAGACAATCATTGGACTAAATATAGCAACATCCCTGTGTTTGACCATATTTCCACTGTTTTGGCTTTGCATTTCTTGCATAAACTGTTGCGGAAAATCGGACGACAATGATTGCGCTGTTGGCTGCTGCAATCTGTATTCATTCTTTTATGCGGCAGGAGGTGAGATAGTATTATGgttttttatgatttacatCTATAAATttctcgattttttttttttcatacggACTTGTACTGATTCGAAAAATAGTGTGATCATTCTCATTAACGTGagttaatttacaaaaatacatgtacgcgaggttttaaagtttaaaggaaaaaaatataatttttttaaatgtttgattaaatattttttttgtagatattcataaaaacatatattcttGGTTAAGGGATAACCTCTAGAATCACAAGAC is drawn from Crassostrea angulata isolate pt1a10 chromosome 5, ASM2561291v2, whole genome shotgun sequence and contains these coding sequences:
- the LOC128184561 gene encoding uncharacterized protein LOC128184561; protein product: MSDVVFGFFAFIAFVVIVLFNVGLSTPHWITIQETVTSNSTNSSSPSPTTRTCHHGLFYSRDCPDSENVFDKTIIGLNIATSLCLTIFPLFWLCISCINCCGKSDDNDCAVGCCNLYSFFYAAGGLIGLVSAITVSEKYDHDLLGWSFFLTVAATTIILVQIVLLVTYCICTRNTKEKCTLFMVYRRHHNYD